Part of the Quercus robur chromosome 5, dhQueRobu3.1, whole genome shotgun sequence genome, TTTGGGCCTGTGCTTATTTTATTGGATCCTGAGATGGACTTGTGCAGAGCTTTCTCCAGAGTCCAGACACAAGTGACAAGACCATAAATCTTTGTCCTCTCAGTTCTCATCATTCATCAATGTCATGGTTCcatgttttttactttgttttcttttctttcgtCATAGCGACGTTTCAAAATTTAGTTGCAGCACGCAATGGCCAATATATTTTCATTgaagatgaaaaaataattgggcaaatagtttttttttttttttttgttcactttttATAGTGAAAGATTGAGAGCCCAGTGTGGATGAGAATAGCCATAGGACCACTATTTTTCACAAAAGTATTTACAGTTGCTGATATGGCTAAGTGTGGTTTGattcataataaaattggtGCCGTGGTAGACTTAGATACAAATGATGTTACTCaaatcacaacaaatcttattaaagaaaaagttataaaaGATTGTGTCTCTTAACATTACTAAAGGATTCTTGCATTAGGTATTGATAAATTACTAATTGTTCCAAAAGATTAAACTGTaactaatttaattatttaatgataATTCTAACATGCATTATGTTTTTCTTCGAATttgaaaatgatagaaaatacgaactcaaaaaacaaaaataataaaataaaataaattaacagtGGTGGATGTTTTATGTAGCAAGAGCTTTGGCCCAGAACTTAAGGAGTTTgagttcttctctcttttctttttcatatttaaagTGTAATATTCAAATCTCCTATTTCCTAACTATggaatttataaaaaaactaGCGCCTCTATTTGCTCCATAAAGCCTTTCGGCTTGGCTGAATTAAGATCCAACGTAGCCCAATTGCCCAAATGCCCTATTCCATTCAACCAACTTGGTCACTGGCCCACTGCTAACCTTTGactaaaaaaaggaaaaaaaaaaaaaagttacataatCTATAACGAAAAATAAagtcgagaaaaaaaaaaagcaaaagaaggaACCTACCCAATTTTATGCATAAAAGGAAGATGGCCAAAGAGAAAAACTCTCCCAATACACTAGAACCCAGAAATTATTAGTTCTTCTCGTTCTCTTCAAAACTACCCAAAatggaaatttcaaatttgtgtgctaataataataatttttcaaggCTTCCTCTCATCTTAAAACCAATTAACCAAGTAGCTGTTTGAGCAATCACATCACACAATGTGGGCTACTGTTTAATTACAGTGCTTAATTATATAAACATGTGGACCACTTGCTCTAATTAAGGCCACCATGAGTGAATTTGCTTTGTTACTTATTCCTTCACATAGAACATCCAAGAGATTCCTTAACTTTTTCTCTCAaggattttatttgatttgtactattaagttttaaaaactaaaaaaaaaattgtgcactAGGTAAGAGGTCCCCTTGCTTTGCCAATCTTTTACAAGCATAGATTACAAACCATAAATCATAAAGTAGGAAAAGGTGGGTAAGTGGTCACAAGATGGGCGGGcctttcttttgaaaaaaacagCAGAAATCCAATAAGAAACCCACGTTCCCATTTATAACAGCTTAACTGTCCCTCCTCCCTCTCTAACTGAACTCCATTACCATCCATTTTCACTTCTTGTGGGAATCTCCAAAAACcttaacaaaatcaaagaattctCATCCAGacacaaagaattttttttttttttttttttttttaaggaaaccATGAAGTGGGGAAGAAAGAAACTTCCTTCTTCACCTTCCTCCTTGTCTCAGCCTTCTTTCTTGTCTAATGTCTTTCCCATTTCATGGCTTTCCAAGTTCAAACACATGGGCATCAACTCTAAACCGAAACCCGGAAAGGTAAGGCAAAAAGGTAAGCTGAATACTGCTTCCATGAGTTCATCAcagtgtggtggtggtggtgagaaTGGTGGTCGGTTTTATGGTgggaatgatgatgatgatgcttttTGGAGACTGTCATTTAGAGAAGAGGCTGTTAATGGGAATCAGAATAGAGGGGTCTTGAAATCAGTTTGGTATGAATCTGATGATGAGGTTCATGTCCCATCTTCTAGGTGCAGGGGCTCTAGATCGAATTGTGGTGAAGTGAGGGAAAGAGAAGAGGCTAAGAAGCTCAATGGGATGCTTTCGGGTTTAAGGGAAGTGAGAGGATTGCACAAAGATGAGGAGATTTCCCCGGAAGTTGATGCTCGTTATGGAGACGGATCACCATGGAAAAGGATTGAGAAAGAATGGAAATTAAGTCAAATGAATCCGCAAGTTTTGGAAGAGAAGGTGTTGGAATTGGAAAGAGAATGGAAGTCTGCGAAATCTGTGGACAAAGAATCATTGGAATGGGAATCTCCAAGGACAATTTGGACGCCTAAGAGGGATAAGCACAAACTGATAGCTTCTGGCTCAAAGAAACATTGTTCTTCCCCTTCCTTGAATTCTAAGAATTCTAGCCTAAGAGATACTGCAGAAGATGGTGTTTTTGCTACTAAGAACTTGGAGGAAACTGCAGGACTCTCGGCAGAACAGTTTTGTTCAGAGTGGCAGAAGTTGAAAGGAACGAAAATTGAAGAGCTGAAGTCaaagagtgagaaagagaggaaatcTCTTCATGTAAGCAAGGACCCACAGAGGAGAAGAACAACGAAGAATTCAAAAGCTAGAGTTTATTCTCCAAGAACGGCTTCCAAGGTTGAAATCTGCAGAATAAAAGCGCTGGAAGACATGAGGAAATCAAAACTGAAgatgaaaaagaaggaaaagaagaaaattgtaGAGGAAACAACATGCTTGGAGAGCTTCGCTGTTGCAAAATGCTCATTTGATCCACAGCAGGACTTCAGAGATTCAATGCTTGAGATGATCACCGAGAAAAGGATCAGCCGGCCAGAAGAGCTTGAAGAACTCTTGGCTTGTTATCTAACCTTGAATTCTGACGAATACCATGACCTCATCATCAAGGTATTCCGGCAGGTGTGGTTCGACTTGAACAAGGCCTGTTTTAGTAGTGAGTTACATAGTGAAGATTGTTGCTATAATTAACTATTGCTTAGCTAATGATAGAAAAACACTTATCATTTTGTAAATAGTTAACACTGTTAATGTTTTAACATTATGTTTCTAATTTGCACAAGGTTGCAGATCTTACTTCATATCAATTGCATACATTTATTAAAAGAATAGGTAGCATCAGAAATTGTGGGTGGAAGCAACTCCAAGCAATAATTTCTATATTGCACTTTTGTTTGCATGCATACACATGTGATATGTGGATGAAATTTGAAAGGTGAGGTTTTGTGTTTTAGTTGAAGTTATATGCTTGTTAATAAATGTTCACTGTTGTCATTCTGGTAGACAACTGGATGAAATGTGGTGGAAATTTCTTAGGTGAGAAGGGCCTAAACTTAGTATAGGATGGAACTAACGATTTATTGTAACCAACAAGACACTCCTCTCCATTCCATTTGTACTATTGACGGACTGGTGCCATTTCCCATAGTAAGTCCATGGATTTTGCTGTTACTCACTTTCATACATCCAGCTTTAACTTCCATTAGCATTTAGCAGGACTGATTCAAGTAATTTTATCTAACCTTAACCACAAAATTTTCAGATTCCTTCTGCTTGTAATTTTAGTTCTAAGCTGTTGTGTCTGCTACAACAGTCCATTTTTCTATCAGCTAGGCAGTAATGCAACAGAAACTGGTACCCAATCTAAAATTCTTAATATCTTAGCTTTGCTATGAAGAGTTAAAAGCTGTAATTTATCGTATCTATTACTTATGTCTACTTTTTCTCAAGATGTCATTTCTTCACCAATTAAGCACTCATGAACCTTGACAACCACTTGAATTGTGCTACATTCAGGCTTCTCTTTTACTCTTAAGTGCCTTCATTTTCTCCTCACATTCATAACATCATTCTGTCTTACCATGGTTTTCACAAGTAGCTGAAATAGACTACCAAATCACAGTAGCTTCCCTTTGCAGCATTGCTCTCACAAGCTCCTTGGCCTTCAATAGTCCAATGCAACAAGTGTCCACCATACAGCCATGGTCTCCATGGTTTGTTGATTGAACTTCATAAACATGAGCCATGAGATGTAATATTTCATGACATTGGCAAGCTTACACGTTTGAAGGAAATTAACCATCGTTTATGATCCTATCTTTTAGCAATAAAAGCATGAAGCCACTCACCCCTGCTCAAAGCTCCAATGTCAGCACATGCAGTGATGCAGATAAGAAATCCATTGGGCATGCAATGTCTGGCTCGCCTTtgcatttttcataattatggGCAAGCACCAATACCTCCTCAAAACAAGTTATATGTGCATACCAATGATCATGGTGTTCTGAGAAGATCAAT contains:
- the LOC126726310 gene encoding transcription repressor OFP5, with product MKWGRKKLPSSPSSLSQPSFLSNVFPISWLSKFKHMGINSKPKPGKVRQKGKLNTASMSSSQCGGGGENGGRFYGGNDDDDAFWRLSFREEAVNGNQNRGVLKSVWYESDDEVHVPSSRCRGSRSNCGEVREREEAKKLNGMLSGLREVRGLHKDEEISPEVDARYGDGSPWKRIEKEWKLSQMNPQVLEEKVLELEREWKSAKSVDKESLEWESPRTIWTPKRDKHKLIASGSKKHCSSPSLNSKNSSLRDTAEDGVFATKNLEETAGLSAEQFCSEWQKLKGTKIEELKSKSEKERKSLHVSKDPQRRRTTKNSKARVYSPRTASKVEICRIKALEDMRKSKLKMKKKEKKKIVEETTCLESFAVAKCSFDPQQDFRDSMLEMITEKRISRPEELEELLACYLTLNSDEYHDLIIKVFRQVWFDLNKACFSSELHSEDCCYN